The genomic DNA CCGTCTTCGCCCTTGTAGACGTCAAAGACGAGGGATAGGTCGGCGTCGTCGGTCCCTTGGAACCGCCAGCCGTACATGCCGTGGCTGTGCTCCAGCGGAACCGACCAAACGGAGTGACGCAGCCGCGTCGGAGTGTCAGTGACGCGCCACCGCTTCCCCGCGTAGACCATGCGGGACGGGATGTCGTTGACCAGCCATAGGGTTACGGCTTGTTCTATAGATGTCACGCTCATGGGTTAAGAGGATAGAACATATGTTCTATTCTTGCTACCCTGGGATTGGCCGGAGGAAGGACGAACCGGCGATGGGAACACCGAGCGAACGACTGCAGATCGCGTACGACCGAAGGTCTCAATGGCGGTCGATACTCGCGGCGGCGCAGCGCGGCCCGCTGCAGTCCCTCACAGACCGCGAGCTTGCGCTGAGCGAGCAGCCAGTCTCCGTTCGCCCTGTAACGCAGCCTCGCTGATGGGGCGAACCCCCTGCCTAGTGTCATGTCCGCGCTGAGATCGTTGTCGGCACCGCGCCTCTCAGCCGTGTCCCCCAAAGAGGGGACATCGCTATCCCACTGAAATGTGTACGGTGAAAAACAATGTGACGAATGGCGCAGTATCTCAGTTCAGCCGAACGTCACTTCATTCATTGAGACTAGGAGTGAACATATGTCAAAGATGCGACGCAAACTCTCGTTCGGTGCCGGAGCGGCAACAGCGATTCTGCTGGTCAGCTCTTGGACCGCACCGGCTGTACTAGCCGATACAACACCGCCAGATACTACCGACGAGTACGGCACCTCGGAGCAGTCCATGGTCGACGTCTGGACGGAGTACGAAGTTCCAGCCGAGACGCAGGCCTCTCTCCTGGACAAGCTCGACCAGGGAACGCCCCTCGACTCCATGACCGGAGCAGATCCTGCCTCGACAGAGACTCACTCCGAAGGCTCCAAGCAGGTGACGGTTTCTCGTTTCGCTGACGGGTCCATCTCGATCACCTCGCTCGCGCCTTCCGACACGTCCATGACGATGAGCGTTAGCGGCTGCGCGGTCGACGCCACCACCTATGCGCAGGACTGCAGAGTTCATGGTTGGCTCGGCCCTGTCGAGTTGGCGTTCCGGACGTCTTACACGAAGAGAGATCGGCAGGCTAGCGTCTACAACTGGGGGCAGAAAGAGTGGGGTTGCGGACCAGGCACCTGCTCGGTGCCGGAGTTCGAGCTGATCCGGCAGTACCAGTCCGGCGATCTCCCCGCGCAGCTCAACCTGGTGACGAACTACAACTTCGGAGGCGCCAACACAAGCGTCACGCTTAAGTTGTTCGTCAAGGATCGCTCCGCCTGGACTCCGTGATGAGTACCGGGCTTTCCCCCTTGCACACGCTGCTGATCATCGCATTCGCAGCGGTGACGGTGGTACTGGCGGTGCTGGCGCTCGTACGAGTCGCTCGCCTCGGTGAAGGACTGACTCTTCGGGTTGTCTTCTGGGTTGTAATCACGCTCATCGTTCCGGTAATCGGAGCCCTTGCAGTGCTCTCTGCAGTCCCGCGGGCGAAGGCGACATCCGAGCAGGATTAGTTTTCGAAGCCACCTGAATAGCCCCGCGCCTGGACAATCAGGCGCGGGGCTTTACAGGTGATCTCTCCATCCAGACGGCTCAGCTCAGCCGTCACCACGGCCTTATCCACACCCTTCACGAACAGCCTCTGTGTGCCTCCTGGCGCTCCTTCTGAGCCTCCACCAGCTCAGCCTCAATAGCGCGCACCCGGTCGACGTCTGCGGTCTTTACGGTGCCCCAGCGCGCGCTGTGCTTGGCCTCGAAATAGAGAGCCATCATGACGCGGTGTTCTGCCCAGTGCTTGGCGATTGCCACGTGTCGCTCACCCTCGACGGTCTGCGTCCTCTCGGTTGACACAGCGCATGCGCAATACTCCTTGCGCGGTAGCATCCTGCCTCCACACACTCCGCACTTCATGACGCCGGAGAGCCAGCTCTTGACCAGCGGGCGCCCGGTAGGGGAGGACTGTAGTTCCAACTTGAGGCGGATCTCTTCCAGCTCGGCGCGGGAGACAATCGGCTCAATCTGAGACTCAACCTCCAGCGGCTCCCCAAGCTGCTCCACCACTCCGGCATTGCGCCACCTCCTCAGCACCTTCTTGACGGAGCCACCGGTCCACGGCTTGCCGGTAGGGCCGAAGAGGCTGGATGTGTTCCAGCCCTTCTGGAGCGAGGAGATAGAGCCTCCCGAGAGCACGTGCTGGACGCCCTCGCGGATCGCGTCAGCCTCCACCGGCTCCAGCTCCAGGCCTCCGGTCTTCCATCCGTACGGACGTCGGCCAGAGATCGGCTTGCCCTCCTCCAGCCGTTGACGGTGAGCGGCCTTCACGCGCTGGCCTTTCAAGTCAGACTCCTGTGCCGACACTGCGACCTTGATCCTCAAGAACATGACGCCATTGGGGGCGCGAAGGTCAACGGTGCCCAAACACGGTGCGTGCGTTGAGCGCGGCCTTCTCGTTCAGGGTGATGATCCGCTCACCGTCGACAGGCTTCGAATGAGGCGGTCCAGGTCCCAGGCCAGAAGGGTGTCAAAGTCTCCACGTCCGGCACGCTCCATCATGCGCTCAAACTCGGGACGCGTCCGGCGCGAGTAGCGGGAGGCGGAGATGTCGTTGTCCTCAAAGATCTCGATGACGTTGAGGCCTGACCTTGAGGCCAGCTCCAGCGCCTCCTTCTTTTGGCGCGAGACCCCCGCCCAAGCTTCTCGGAGTCCCGGCTGATGCGGAGGTAGAGCGCGGTGCGTGACATACCCATAAATGTTCCATGCTCTTCGCGATATACCCATGCTTGTCATCCTGCGACTCGGCATCGGCTGAGTCGCTGATGAAAGGATCCCTCATGACAACACTCCGACGCTGGTGGCGCGCCTGGGGACGCCGTGCAGTCGATCGCGTTCCTGACCTCTGCGAAGATGAGCGTGCTGACGTGCCCGGCTGGGCTGTGGTTGCCAATCACATATGACGACTTTTAGAGACCGAGGAGCCATTTGACTGCTGGAGTCAGGAGCAGCAACAAGGCCGTGCTGCCGAGGACCGGAAGGAAGGTGAAGATGTTGCTTCCGAGTACTATCAGCTTCCTTTTGTAGAACCCCATGACCGACAGTTGATCGGCGGGATCGACGATAGATGGTTTATCCCGTTTGATCTCGCCGGGGAACGCCTTGAAGAAGTCGGCAGGGCTGTGGTTATCGGTGTCGTCCAGGACAGACTGGTAATCGCGGTCGATCTCGTCCGCACGATCGTTTCGTCCATGCGTATCCGTTAGCGAACGGCTTGCAAGATCGGACGCCACCCACAGCTTCTGAAGGCTTCGGTATGCGTGAAAGAACTTCTCTGCCTGTACCTGGAACTGCGCGCTTGTAACGAGGACGGAAACCACGAGAGTCACGATTCCGAGAACCACCATCAAGGCCGAACCACGCTCACCGTACACAGATGGTGCAGTGAGCGATACGACTGCCACCGATGTGCCCGTGAGCGATGCGACGACCAGGGCAAAGTTCCAGTAGTTACCTCGCTTTTGATGACGCCGCGCTGTTTCCACACGCGACTTGTAAGTTCGTTGGATGCGCCTGCTGAGGGCCGACAGGGCATCCTGCGTGTGAGATTCGGGTTCTTCGCGCATGAGTGAAATCTAGGGCATGCATAGGGCTTATGCGCGGTCCCGCAATCCAGTGAGGAAAGCGATGGCGCGAGCGGTGAACTTGCGAGGGGTATCGTTCCCGTCTGGGCTGTAGTTGTGATTCACGCATGACAAGTCGTGGATCCCGTTGATGCAGTCCACACCCGGCGGTGCTCCGGGACGCGCTGTGTGTACTAGCCTGCGGCCATGACAACAGAGTCTGAGTCCACTTGGCCGACAACTATCCACAAGGCTGCGGAGGCGACGGCGCGGGATGCGCTCCGAACGGACGACCCGGTGCGGCTGCATCGCGCCGCCGCGATGCTCGACGCAATCGCTTACGGCATTGAGGATGCGGAAACACAGCCGCCGACTGAGAAGGACATAGCCACCGCATTCGCTCAGAGGCGGGGCCTGTATCTGGATGAGGAGGATGGGCGGTTCTCTCTGATCGACATAAGTGCACGAGAGGAAATTGTCGGCCCGGACGCGAGCTTGGCTGACGTGCTTGCATACCTCGACCTAGATGACGCCAGTTCTGCCGACTGAGCCAAAGCAGAAGCGGAGTACCGCCGCGCTTTCTGCGCCTGCACGTCAACTCACGAGAGACAGCCGTTCGTTCTTCTCGGGTTGGGGGAGGAATCCTCGCTTTTAGCGACGGAGACCTGGTCACCCGACCCCGCATGCGGTACTAGGAACGCGTGTGCTGTCGTTGCAAAGCACACGTGACCGATCAGTCCCGCCATACCCTTGCGCTGTCGGAATCGTAGAATCTCACTCGCAGGGCCTCACCGCCCACGGTACGGCGGTGGCTCCTCATCTCCTTTGCGCGTTCGATCAAGCGGCGGTTGTCGGGCGAAGCGGGGTCTCCATGCACGGCGACATAGATCGCGCTGACACGACTGGAATCCGATTCGATCAGTTCGAGGATGTGATCGTCGTTGGGGTTCATCGATACCCCGTGAATGAAAAGCGCGCCCTCGGTTGCGGCAAAGCGGCGCAGCCCGAACCGGAGATAACCACTTCGCTCGATACGAGCTTCCTTCTCCGGGCGGGACCCCTCCGTAACCACCAAAGGATAGTTGTCGTCATCGAGTCGCGATCGCAACTCGCCTACGAGTGAACCGTGGTCACGGTATGAGAGCTTCTCAAGTTTCTTGCCCCTGATGAAGAGGTGAAGCGCCCCATGCAGAAAGAACACCCGCTGCCGTCCCTGGGTTGGCTTGGACTTCCAAATCAGGGCGCTTCGATCGTTCCATGCGGGCCACTCGAACCCGTCTCGCATATGCACGAAGGGGCCAACCCCGGTGCGTGTGACAACCCAGTACAGAAGGAGGTCGTAGCTGAGCGTGTAGAACTGTCGGAAATTTGACAAGAACGTGCGGGCGTGAAGGACCTCCTCGTCGCTTAGTCCTTGGGCATTCACTGGATGACGGTTTGCCAGAACGTCAGCTAGACCGTTTCTTACGACAACGG from Microbacterium sp. LWO13-1.2 includes the following:
- a CDS encoding DUF4917 family protein yields the protein MPPRILTFDEALLDARRKSNHRSILLGNGFSIGYDPAIFSYESLADEAELSGLSVTKPALFDALKSSNFEAVIDKLNASSRLLALYDGDRELAARMATDAVVVRNGLADVLANRHPVNAQGLSDEEVLHARTFLSNFRQFYTLSYDLLLYWVVTRTGVGPFVHMRDGFEWPAWNDRSALIWKSKPTQGRQRVFFLHGALHLFIRGKKLEKLSYRDHGSLVGELRSRLDDDNYPLVVTEGSRPEKEARIERSGYLRFGLRRFAATEGALFIHGVSMNPNDDHILELIESDSSRVSAIYVAVHGDPASPDNRRLIERAKEMRSHRRTVGGEALRVRFYDSDSARVWRD
- a CDS encoding recombinase family protein, with the translated sequence MFLRIKVAVSAQESDLKGQRVKAAHRQRLEEGKPISGRRPYGWKTGGLELEPVEADAIREGVQHVLSGGSISSLQKGWNTSSLFGPTGKPWTGGSVKKVLRRWRNAGVVEQLGEPLEVESQIEPIVSRAELEEIRLKLELQSSPTGRPLVKSWLSGVMKCGVCGGRMLPRKEYCACAVSTERTQTVEGERHVAIAKHWAEHRVMMALYFEAKHSARWGTVKTADVDRVRAIEAELVEAQKERQEAHRGCS
- a CDS encoding SLATT domain-containing protein; translated protein: MREEPESHTQDALSALSRRIQRTYKSRVETARRHQKRGNYWNFALVVASLTGTSVAVVSLTAPSVYGERGSALMVVLGIVTLVVSVLVTSAQFQVQAEKFFHAYRSLQKLWVASDLASRSLTDTHGRNDRADEIDRDYQSVLDDTDNHSPADFFKAFPGEIKRDKPSIVDPADQLSVMGFYKRKLIVLGSNIFTFLPVLGSTALLLLLTPAVKWLLGL